From a single Mycosarcoma maydis chromosome 2, whole genome shotgun sequence genomic region:
- a CDS encoding putative metacaspase produces the protein MAYPGQGGHHYQSTHGGGGGGFPAPHGYAQPGYGYAPPSGPPQGYQSGGGYAPPMQPPPGGVQGQMGYGFAPPSGPIGPPEYATNHVNYNPQGGMIGNQRYEYSSMQGKRKALLIGINYFGQNGELRGCINDVRNVQNFLRQRGYKDDDMVVLTDDQRDARSIPTRQNMTAAMHWLVRGAQPGDALFFHYSGHGGQAKATQGDEADGYNETIIPLDYQQAGQIEDDELHAIMVRPLPVGCRLTAIFDSCHSGTALDLPYVYTTSGNVKEPNVIAGVGKGIMGAAMNYARGDVLGMAKGLFSTFTTAKNTSGAEEVTKQTRSSGADVVMLSGCKDSQTSADATEAGKATGACSFAFLSVMNQYPQLTYKQMLNAVRDVLASKYSQKPQLSSSHPIDMDLLFVV, from the coding sequence ATGGCGTACCCAGGTCAAGGCGGACACCACTACCAATCGACGCAtggcggaggaggcggtggcTTCCCAGCACCGCACGGATACGCTCAGCCAGGCTACGGCTATGCGCCACCTTCAGGACCACCGCAAGGCTACCAGAGCGGAGGCGGATATGCACCACCCATGCAACCTCCTCCCGGTGGTGTTCAAGGTCAGATGGGATATGGCTTTGCGCCACCTTCGGGCCCCATTGGCCCGCCCGAGTATGCCACGAACCATGTCAACTACAATCCTCAGGGTGGCATGATCGGAAACCAGCGTTACGAATACTCGTCGATGCAGGGCAAGCGAAAGGCACTGCTGATCGGTATCAACTACTTTGGCCAGAACGGCGAGCTTCGAGGATGCATCAACGATGTGCGCAACGTGCAAAACTTCCTCCGGCAACGAGGCTACAAGGATGACGACATGGTGGTTCTGACAGACGATCAGCGGGATGCGCGTAGTATCCCGACGCGGCAAAACATGACGGCTGCGATGCACTGGTTGGTGCGAGGTGCTCAACCGGGCGATgcgctcttcttccacTACAGTGGACACGGTGGACAGGCCAAGGCAACGCAGGGAGACGAAGCGGATGGATACAACGAGACCATCATCCCGCTCGACTACCAGCAGGCGGGACAGAtagaggacgacgagctgcacgCCATCATGGTGCGTCCACTCCCCGTGGGCTGTCGTCTCACCGCCATCTTTGACTCGTGCCACTCAGGCACTGCGCTCGACCTGCCGTACGTCTACACCACCTCGGGTAACGTCAAGGAACCCAACGTGATTGCGGGCGTGGGCAAGGGCATCATGGGTGCCGCCATGAACTATGCCCGCGGCGACGTGCTTGGCATGGCTAAAGGTCTCTTTTCAACGTTTACTACAGCCAAGAACACCAGCGGTGCCGAAGAGGTCACCAAACAGACGCGATCAAGCGGTGCCGATGTGGTCATGCTCAGTGGATGCAAGGACTCGCAGACCAGTGCCGACGCGACCGAGGCGGGTAAAGCGACGGGCGCATGCTCGTTTGCATTTTTGAGCGTGATGAACCAGTATCCGCAGTTGACGTACAAGCAGATGCTCAATGCTGTACGTGATgtcttggcgagcaagtACAGCCAAAAGccgcagctcagctcatCGCACCCCATCGACATGGATCTACTGTTTGTCGTCTAG
- a CDS encoding mitochondrial 37S ribosomal protein mS33 (related to RSM27 - mitochondrial ribosomal protein, small subunit) — protein sequence MKVAPSSSAVWSLKALQAKVFGTTYNPTQARTGAKVLRQRLQGPSMLAYYPPTVNFRAIQKLVPGLGRLQDVRETQRLKDVERKKMLGKGPPRKGEGRRAAMKGKKK from the exons ATGAAGGTGgcaccatcctcgtcggcagTGTGGTCGCTCAAAGCGCTCCAAGCCAAAGTGTTTGGTACGACGTACAACCCTACACAGGCACGCACTGGTGCCAAAGTGCTGCGTCAAAGGTTACAAGGCCCTTCGATGTTGGCATACTACCCTCCCACGGTGAATTTCCGAGCGATTCAGAAGCTCGTGCCTGGTTTGGGAAGGCTGCAAGACGTGCGCGAGACGCAGAGGTTGAAGGATGtcgagaggaagaagatgcTCGGAAAAGGTCCCCCAAGGAAGG GCGAGGGTCGACGTGCAGCTATgaagggcaagaagaagtAA